In one window of Nocardia brasiliensis DNA:
- a CDS encoding DUF4352 domain-containing protein, whose protein sequence is MRRLFLFLLLLSTACGTGEPTAAPPPPAPTEYVRTPQDCAKLTVTAATVETGIGYILGTHAEWQPKGQFIRIRVAIVNNDNTFHTTRPADYHLEDTAAAAHPPSVDAMAIKRQSPELTLGAGNRLEMDLWYDIPPNAGPRQLRDTVCATIIPLPS, encoded by the coding sequence CGGCACTGGTGAACCGACCGCCGCACCGCCGCCGCCCGCCCCCACCGAATACGTCCGCACCCCACAGGATTGCGCGAAACTGACCGTCACGGCCGCCACCGTCGAAACGGGCATCGGATATATCCTCGGCACACACGCCGAATGGCAGCCCAAAGGACAGTTCATCCGGATCAGGGTCGCTATCGTCAACAACGACAACACCTTTCACACCACGCGACCGGCCGATTACCACCTGGAGGACACCGCGGCGGCCGCCCATCCGCCGAGCGTCGACGCGATGGCGATCAAACGCCAATCGCCGGAGCTCACCCTCGGCGCGGGGAACCGCTTGGAGATGGATCTCTGGTACGACATCCCGCCGAACGCGGGCCCGCGGCAACTGCGAGATACGGTGTGCGCCACCATAATTCCACTGCCGAGCTGA
- a CDS encoding crotonase/enoyl-CoA hydratase family protein, whose amino-acid sequence MADTITVERDGHVLLIGLNRPDKRNAFTLEMLGELSRAYALLERDDELRAGVLFAHGDHFTAGLDLVDVAPALTSGKITYPEDGLDPWRLDYRWTKPVIAVAQGRCLTLGIELLLAADIRIAAADARFSQLEVRRGIYPFGGATLRFWREAGWGNAMRWVLTGAEFDAAEALRIGLVQQVAPDAAAALAAARALATEIAEDSAPLGVRAILASAHRAREEGDAAAAEHLVGDVTALFATADGAEGIQSFIERRKANFTGR is encoded by the coding sequence ATGGCCGACACGATCACCGTCGAACGCGACGGACACGTCCTGCTCATCGGGCTCAACCGCCCGGACAAGCGCAACGCCTTCACGCTGGAGATGCTCGGCGAGCTGTCCCGGGCCTATGCACTGCTCGAACGCGACGACGAGCTGCGCGCCGGTGTGCTGTTCGCGCACGGCGACCACTTCACCGCCGGTCTCGACCTGGTCGATGTCGCACCGGCGCTCACCTCGGGCAAGATCACCTATCCCGAGGACGGCCTCGACCCGTGGCGGTTGGACTACCGCTGGACCAAGCCGGTGATCGCGGTGGCCCAGGGGCGTTGCCTGACGCTGGGCATCGAGTTGCTGCTGGCCGCCGATATCCGGATCGCCGCGGCGGACGCGAGATTCAGCCAGTTGGAGGTGCGGCGCGGCATCTACCCGTTCGGCGGTGCGACGCTGCGGTTCTGGCGCGAGGCGGGGTGGGGCAACGCCATGCGCTGGGTGCTGACCGGCGCCGAATTCGACGCAGCCGAGGCGCTGCGCATCGGACTGGTCCAGCAGGTCGCGCCCGACGCCGCGGCCGCGCTGGCGGCCGCACGGGCGCTGGCCACCGAGATCGCCGAGGACTCGGCGCCGCTGGGCGTGCGGGCCATCCTCGCCTCGGCCCATCGCGCGCGCGAAGAAGGGGACGCCGCGGCCGCCGAGCATCTCGTCGGCGATGTCACCGCGCTGTTCGCCACCGCGGACGGCGCGGAAGGGATTCAGTCGTTCATCGAGCGCAGGAAGGCGAACTTCACCGGTCGCTGA
- a CDS encoding TetR family transcriptional regulator C-terminal domain-containing protein, with amino-acid sequence MVGADRGTRFAPPAGVRQLWALHEARPKFYTDEILPGGCFFGAIQIEFDDRPGAVHDRLTEQAREWDAFVRSIIRGAIEAGELRPETDPGPLAFELDALGCGAVPRSRMLAVDTAFAQARAALRWRLRAVCTDPSRLPEH; translated from the coding sequence GTGGTCGGCGCTGATCGTGGCACCCGCTTTGCGCCGCCCGCCGGGGTACGGCAATTGTGGGCGCTGCACGAAGCCCGGCCGAAGTTCTACACCGACGAGATCCTGCCCGGCGGCTGCTTCTTCGGCGCCATCCAGATCGAATTCGACGACCGCCCCGGCGCGGTGCACGATCGCCTGACCGAACAGGCACGCGAATGGGACGCCTTCGTCCGTTCGATCATTCGCGGCGCGATCGAAGCAGGCGAACTGCGACCGGAGACCGACCCAGGCCCGCTCGCCTTCGAACTGGACGCACTCGGCTGCGGCGCGGTCCCACGTTCGCGGATGTTGGCCGTCGACACCGCGTTCGCCCAGGCACGCGCCGCGCTCCGGTGGCGCCTGCGGGCGGTGTGCACCGATCCCTCGCGGCTGCCGGAGCACTGA
- a CDS encoding sensor histidine kinase, whose amino-acid sequence MTSTVAGPPSQGQFVHPALFYRDTEEYLAGTVGFIRAGLTNDEPVAVSVPEPNLTLIRDALGPDATAVQLMDMTIEGRNPGRIIPGVLRAFADRHPNGRVRIIGEPIWAGRSDWEYPACAQHEALINAAFAGREVSILCPYDTASLDAAVLADATATHPTLIDDTGERPSAAYDPDSVVTRYNEPLPAPPAGVPVLAFHAASLTGTRHRAVEFARRAGMTGDRLIDLELLVGEIIANSVVHGGGTGTLAIWVDGTRLCCQVRDAGHITDPLAGRLPPQTFQFGGRGLLLVNQLADLVRLHTGVRGTAVQVELSVCGTVSDR is encoded by the coding sequence ATGACCAGCACAGTAGCCGGACCGCCGAGCCAAGGGCAGTTCGTCCATCCGGCCCTGTTCTATCGCGATACCGAGGAGTACCTAGCCGGCACCGTCGGATTCATTCGCGCAGGGCTGACCAACGACGAACCCGTCGCCGTGTCCGTACCAGAACCCAATCTCACCCTGATCCGGGACGCACTCGGTCCCGACGCCACCGCAGTCCAGTTGATGGACATGACCATCGAGGGACGCAATCCCGGGCGCATCATCCCCGGGGTGCTGCGCGCCTTCGCCGATCGCCATCCGAACGGGCGGGTACGGATCATCGGCGAACCCATCTGGGCGGGCCGCTCGGACTGGGAGTACCCCGCCTGCGCACAGCACGAGGCGCTGATCAATGCCGCGTTCGCCGGGCGCGAGGTCAGCATCCTGTGTCCGTACGACACGGCGAGCCTCGACGCGGCGGTGCTCGCCGACGCCACCGCGACGCATCCGACGCTGATCGACGACACCGGCGAACGACCCAGTGCCGCATACGATCCCGACTCCGTCGTCACCCGGTACAACGAGCCGCTGCCCGCCCCGCCCGCCGGCGTGCCCGTGCTGGCCTTCCATGCCGCCTCGCTCACCGGCACCCGGCACCGGGCGGTCGAGTTCGCCCGCCGGGCCGGCATGACCGGCGATCGCCTCATCGATCTGGAACTGCTGGTCGGTGAGATCATCGCCAACTCGGTGGTGCACGGTGGCGGTACCGGCACGCTCGCGATCTGGGTCGACGGCACGCGCCTGTGTTGCCAGGTGCGCGACGCGGGCCACATCACCGACCCGCTCGCGGGCCGGCTGCCGCCGCAGACGTTCCAGTTCGGCGGGCGCGGACTGCTGCTGGTGAACCAGCTCGCCGACCTGGTCCGCCTGCACACCGGGGTGCGGGGCACCGCGGTGCAGGTGGAGCTGTCGGTGTGCGGCACGGTCAGCGACCGGTGA
- a CDS encoding TetR/AcrR family transcriptional regulator, protein MSQQSRRPPAPRRTQAERRASTIAKLVEATIETIAEIGYHNASLGEISRRAGVSKGGIFRHFDSRIDLVVAAAEEVGRRHMRAFDNIRTREQADRPLDVTHVLHRARNQIRHETNTVWFELLVAARTEPELRARLAPVTKALIDDVESVAVAALAPDVPAEIARLLATSIVHMFDGEAILRAAYPRPELEDARIEYFSAVFRHLIAEHARVEPGS, encoded by the coding sequence GTGAGCCAACAGTCGCGACGACCACCGGCGCCGCGCCGGACCCAGGCCGAACGGCGCGCGTCGACCATCGCCAAGCTCGTCGAGGCGACGATCGAGACCATCGCCGAAATCGGTTACCACAACGCCTCGCTCGGGGAGATCAGTCGCCGGGCCGGTGTCTCCAAGGGCGGCATCTTCCGCCACTTCGACTCACGAATCGACCTGGTCGTTGCGGCCGCCGAGGAGGTCGGTCGCAGGCATATGCGCGCGTTCGACAACATCCGGACCCGCGAACAGGCCGATCGGCCACTGGATGTGACGCATGTGCTGCATCGGGCGCGCAACCAGATCCGGCACGAAACCAATACGGTCTGGTTCGAACTGCTGGTGGCCGCGCGCACCGAGCCGGAGCTGCGTGCCCGGCTCGCACCGGTGACGAAGGCGCTGATCGATGACGTCGAGAGCGTCGCGGTCGCGGCGCTGGCACCCGATGTGCCCGCCGAGATCGCCCGCCTGCTTGCGACCTCGATCGTGCACATGTTCGACGGCGAGGCGATCCTGCGCGCCGCCTATCCGCGGCCGGAGCTGGAGGATGCGCGGATCGAATACTTCTCCGCCGTGTTCCGGCACCTGATCGCCGAGCACGCCCGTGTCGAACCGGGTTCCTGA